The Hugenholtzia roseola DSM 9546 genome contains a region encoding:
- the sufB gene encoding Fe-S cluster assembly protein SufB, translating to MAENNQEQDILQEITESEYKYGFVSNIESEKAIKGLTEDTIRFISAKKEEPEWLLEWRLAAFRKWQTMKSPEWANVKFPTINYQDIIYYAAPKQKVNPKSLDELDPELLATFEKLGIPLNEQKRLSGIAVDAVIDSVSVATTFKEKLAELGIIFCSFSEAVKNHPDLVRQYLGSVVPVQDNYFAALNSAVFSDGSFCYIPKGVRCPMELSTYFRINEANTGQFERTLIVADESSYVSYLEGCTAPMRDENQLHAAVVEIFAHKNAEVKYSTVQNWYPGDKNGKGGIYNFVTKRGICFGERSKISWTQVETGSAITWKYPSCILKGDYSVGEFYSVAVTKNRQQADTGTKMIHIGKNTKSRIVSKGISAGFSQNSYRGLVQVMKRAENARNFSQCDSLLIGDKCGAHTFPYIEVENSSSTVEHEATTSKIGEDQIFYCNQRGIGTEEAVALIVNGYCKEVLNNLPMEFAVEAQKLLAISLEGSVG from the coding sequence ATGGCAGAAAACAATCAAGAGCAGGATATTCTACAAGAAATCACAGAATCAGAATATAAATACGGCTTCGTAAGCAACATCGAGTCTGAAAAGGCAATTAAGGGGCTTACCGAAGACACCATACGCTTTATTTCGGCAAAAAAAGAAGAACCCGAATGGCTTTTAGAATGGCGTTTGGCGGCTTTTCGCAAGTGGCAGACGATGAAGTCGCCAGAATGGGCGAATGTAAAATTTCCGACCATCAACTATCAGGACATTATTTACTATGCTGCGCCTAAGCAAAAGGTCAATCCCAAGAGTTTAGACGAACTCGACCCCGAACTCTTGGCTACTTTTGAAAAGTTGGGGATTCCGCTCAATGAGCAGAAAAGGCTTTCGGGCATTGCCGTAGATGCGGTAATTGATAGCGTTTCTGTGGCGACGACTTTCAAAGAAAAGTTGGCAGAGTTGGGCATTATTTTTTGCTCTTTTAGTGAGGCGGTAAAAAATCACCCCGATTTGGTGCGCCAATATTTGGGTTCGGTAGTGCCTGTGCAAGATAACTACTTTGCGGCTCTCAATTCGGCAGTATTCAGCGACGGTTCGTTTTGTTACATTCCGAAGGGGGTGCGCTGTCCGATGGAGCTATCCACTTATTTTCGCATCAATGAAGCCAACACAGGACAATTTGAGCGCACGCTTATCGTAGCCGACGAAAGTTCTTATGTTTCGTATTTGGAAGGCTGCACTGCCCCCATGCGCGACGAAAACCAACTTCATGCGGCAGTGGTAGAAATTTTTGCCCATAAAAACGCGGAAGTGAAATATTCTACCGTACAAAATTGGTATCCGGGCGATAAAAATGGCAAGGGCGGCATCTATAATTTCGTAACCAAGCGCGGCATCTGTTTTGGCGAACGTTCTAAAATCTCTTGGACGCAGGTAGAAACAGGCTCGGCGATTACTTGGAAATACCCTTCTTGCATTTTGAAGGGCGACTATTCAGTAGGCGAATTTTATTCTGTTGCCGTTACGAAAAACCGTCAGCAGGCGGATACAGGCACAAAAATGATTCACATTGGAAAGAATACCAAAAGCCGTATCGTTTCGAAAGGTATTTCGGCAGGTTTTAGCCAAAATTCCTATCGCGGTTTGGTGCAGGTGATGAAGCGTGCTGAAAACGCGCGTAACTTTTCCCAGTGCGATTCTCTCCTTATCGGCGACAAATGTGGCGCACACACTTTCCCCTACATAGAGGTAGAAAATAGCAGTAGCACCGTAGAACACGAAGCCACTACTTCAAAAATTGGTGAAGACCAAATTTTCTATTGCAACCAGCGCGGTATCGGCACAGAAGAAGCCGTTGCACTTATTGTCAATGGTTACTGCAAAGAAGTCCTCAATAATCTACCGATGGAATTTGCCGTAGAAGCCCAAAAACTACTCGCCATCTCGCTCGAAGGCAGCGTAGGGTAA
- a CDS encoding 1-deoxy-D-xylulose-5-phosphate synthase: MKKLLPSIQSPKDLKSYTLPQLQQICTELRQEIIAQVAQNGGHLGASLGAVELITALHTVFDAPQDTFIFDVGHQAYAHKLLTGRQAQFHTNRQWGGLAGFPSRNESEYDAFGTGHSSTSLSAILGMAQAHFLARKKNFHIALIGDGALTAGLPFEALNNIGRYPHLNILIVLNDNGMSIDENVGVLVSHLNTIFEQNKNQKFGTKPTRENLFTVLDLPYQGGIDGHHLETLLEIFSAYRQKGGLQVLHCKTEKGKGVPAAAQDRIFWHAPSSFDSQNFEILPAEKTKKYQDVVGDTLLKLAQKNEKIVVITPAMATGSSLREVQKAFPDRCFDVGIAEQHAVTFAAGIAAAGGLPFCVIYSTFLQRAYDQLIHDVCLQNLKVVFCIDRAGLVGNDGATHQGVFDVAFLLPIPNLILAAPADGTELAQFLEWAAETPLNQTIAIRYPRGKIPTWELEAASPPIELGRGRLLRAGKTFAIFSFGAIAHQAQKAIQMLDNQEDNQENNHIEFSQIAHYHLRFAKPLDEAWLLEIIPQYEKILIVEENTYIGGVGAAILQWVEKCKKQNPALCRVAFQIVAIADAFVGQGSTEAQLHHCNLDASSLATQIKTFFSL; this comes from the coding sequence TTGAAAAAGTTACTGCCTTCTATCCAAAGTCCGAAAGATTTAAAAAGTTACACCCTACCCCAGTTGCAACAAATTTGTACTGAACTGCGGCAAGAAATCATTGCACAAGTGGCGCAAAATGGGGGGCATTTGGGCGCAAGTTTGGGTGCAGTAGAACTCATTACGGCTCTGCATACCGTTTTTGACGCGCCCCAAGATACCTTTATTTTTGATGTAGGACATCAGGCGTATGCACACAAATTGCTCACAGGCAGGCAGGCACAATTTCACACCAACCGCCAATGGGGAGGCTTGGCAGGTTTTCCCTCGCGCAACGAATCGGAATATGATGCCTTCGGAACGGGACACTCCTCCACTTCCCTTTCGGCGATATTGGGCATGGCGCAAGCCCATTTTTTGGCGCGGAAAAAGAATTTTCATATTGCCCTTATCGGTGATGGCGCACTAACGGCAGGGCTGCCCTTCGAAGCCCTTAACAACATAGGACGCTACCCACATCTGAATATTTTGATTGTGCTAAACGACAACGGCATGTCGATTGACGAAAATGTAGGGGTCTTGGTTTCGCATTTGAATACAATTTTTGAGCAAAATAAAAATCAAAAATTTGGTACAAAACCAACAAGAGAAAACCTTTTTACAGTCTTAGACCTACCCTATCAGGGCGGGATAGATGGACATCATTTGGAAACTTTGCTCGAAATATTTTCGGCTTATCGCCAAAAAGGGGGCTTACAGGTCTTGCATTGCAAAACTGAAAAAGGGAAAGGCGTACCAGCTGCCGCCCAAGACCGCATCTTTTGGCACGCACCCAGCTCTTTTGATAGCCAAAACTTTGAAATCCTACCTGCCGAAAAAACAAAAAAGTATCAAGATGTAGTAGGCGATACGCTTTTAAAATTAGCACAAAAAAATGAAAAAATAGTCGTCATTACCCCTGCTATGGCGACGGGTTCTTCTTTGCGCGAAGTGCAAAAAGCCTTTCCAGACCGCTGCTTTGATGTAGGCATTGCCGAACAACACGCCGTAACCTTCGCCGCAGGAATAGCCGCCGCAGGAGGACTGCCCTTCTGTGTCATCTATTCCACTTTCCTACAAAGAGCCTACGACCAACTCATTCACGATGTCTGTCTGCAAAATCTCAAAGTTGTTTTTTGTATCGATAGGGCAGGGCTTGTGGGCAATGATGGCGCAACGCATCAAGGGGTTTTTGATGTCGCTTTTCTGCTCCCTATTCCCAATCTTATCTTGGCTGCTCCTGCCGACGGTACAGAATTAGCGCAATTTTTAGAATGGGCAGCCGAAACGCCTCTCAATCAGACTATCGCCATTCGCTATCCGCGCGGAAAGATACCCACTTGGGAACTTGAAGCGGCATCACCGCCCATCGAGCTTGGCAGAGGCAGACTTTTGAGGGCAGGAAAGACTTTTGCCATTTTTTCTTTCGGAGCGATTGCGCATCAGGCACAAAAGGCAATACAAATGCTTGATAATCAAGAAGATAATCAAGAAAATAATCATATAGAATTTTCTCAAATTGCACACTACCATTTACGATTTGCAAAGCCCTTAGATGAAGCGTGGCTTTTGGAAATCATACCCCAATACGAAAAGATTTTAATTGTAGAAGAAAACACCTACATAGGCGGCGTGGGAGCAGCCATTTTGCAGTGGGTAGAAAAATGCAAAAAACAGAATCCTGCACTTTGTCGGGTTGCTTTTCAAATTGTTGCCATCGCTGATGCCTTTGTCGGACAGGGCAGCACAGAGGCACAGTTGCACCATTGCAACTTAGATGCGAGCAGTCTTGCCACACAAATCAAAACTTTTTTCAGCCTTTAA